A DNA window from Bos indicus x Bos taurus breed Angus x Brahman F1 hybrid chromosome 16, Bos_hybrid_MaternalHap_v2.0, whole genome shotgun sequence contains the following coding sequences:
- the SMIM1 gene encoding small integral membrane protein 1, with product MMEPQESSIRYSRWENSHPDEVHVASGPSTEEASGWQRVSQKLCSGKLGIAMKVLGGVALFWVVFILGYVTGYYVHKCK from the exons ATGATGGAACCCCAGGAGAGTAGCATCAGGTACAGCAGGTGGGAGAACAGCCACCCGGATGAAGTCCATGTGGCCAGCGGGCCCAGCACAGAGGAGGCCTCAGGCTGGCAGAG GGTCTCCCAGAAGCTGTGCTCGGGCAAGCTGGGCATCGCCATGAAGGTGCTGGGGGGCGTGGCCCTCTTCTGGGTCGTGTTCATCCTGGGCTACGTCACTGGCTACTACGTGCACAAGTGCAAGTAA